The Ancylothrix sp. D3o DNA segment AAGAAATAAAAAAAATAAGGCAAACACAAAAAGCGCCCCCCATTTCTGGAGAGCGCCTTTTGTAATTATTCAGTTTTCGAGGAACAAGCCCTCATAAAACCTGATTGCTAAATCTTAGCCTTTGATGGAAGGAGCTTCCACAGAAGCCAAGTCGAGAGGGAAGTTATGAGCATTACGCTCGTGCATTACTTCCATACCCAAGTTAGCGCGGTTGATAACATCAGCCCAGGTATTGATTACGCGACCTTGAGAGTCGATCACAGACTGGTTGAAGTTGAAACCGTTCAAGTTGAAAGCCATCGTGGAGATACCCAAAGCGGTAAACCAGATGCCGATCACCGGCCAAGCACCCAAGAAGAAGTGCAAGGAACGGCTGTTGTTGAAAGAAGCGTATTGGAAAATCAAACGACCGAAGTAGCCGTGAGCAGCAACGATGTTGTAGGTTTCTTCTTCTTGACCGAATTTGTAGCCGTAGTTTTGGCTTTCAACTTCGGTGGTTTCACGAACCAAGCTAGAAGTTACCAAAGAACCGTGCATAGCAGAGAACAACGATCCACCGAATACACCGGCAACTCCCAACATATGGAAGGGGTGCATCAAGATGTTGTGCTCAGCTTGGAACACCAACATGAAGTTGAAGGTTCCAGAGATACCCAAAGGCATACCATCGGAGAAAGAACCTTGACCCAAGGGGTAGATCAAGAATACTGCGGTAGCAGCGGCTACGGGAGCGCTGTAAGCTACGCAGATCCAAGGACGCATACCCAAACGGTAGGAGAGTTCCCACTCACGACCCATGTAGCAGAATACGCCGATCAAGAAGTGGAAAATTACCAACTGGTAAGGGCCACCATTGTAGAGCCACTCATCGAGAGAAGCGGCTTCCCAAATGGGGTAGAAGTGAAGACCGATAGCGTTGCTAGAAGGAACAACGGCGCCGGTGATGATGTTGTTGCCATAGAGTAAAGAACCGGCAACGGGTTCGCGGATACCGTCGATGTCAACCGGAGGGGCTGCAACGAAGGCGATCAAAAAGCAGGTGGTGGCGGTTAAGAGAGTAGGGATCATCAAAACGCCGAACCAGCCGATATAAAGGCGGTTTTCGGTGCTTGTAACCCAGCTACAGAACCGTTCCCAAACGTTAGAGCGCTCTGTGCGCTGTAAGGTGGTGGTCATCGTTTTATGAGTGCTTATTTGTTTTTCAAGGTTCAGGGCGGTTGTTTTCCGCCGATGTGAATACCATAACTCAGTTTTGTTACATTTCGCAATACTTATTTAATTAATTTAACTTTTCAGAGACATTAGGAAAACTTATCAAGTTGTTCGGACGTAAAGAAGTTGTAACATCTGAGTGTCCCGACGCTGGAAGGAAAGGCCATGAACTTTTTTGACAAGCTGCTTGTTGCAACAGAACGTAATCAGAGTTTGCTTTACGTTGCGCTTGACCCTGACCCCGACAGCTTGCCACAACGCTATGCCAGCGACAACCGGCTCACCGGCCTCCGCGATTGGTTGCACGATATTATTACAGAAACCGCTGATATAGTCTGTGCATATAAACCCACTTTGGGATACTATCAGGCGCTTGGGCCGGCCGGTTTAGAACTGCTGGAAGATATCCTGCAATTGATTCCTGAGAATGTGCCGGTGATTTTAGATGCCAAGCACAGCGATTTGAATACAAGCACAGTATTTGCCCGGATGGCATTTGAACGTTGGGGCGTGGATGCTTGCACGCTGAGTCCATTTGCCGGTTTGGATCATGTTGCGCCCTTTTTGGTGTATCCGGGGAAAGCCGTGTTTATATTATGTGCTACAGCGAATTTTTCCGGCGCAGAATTGCAAGAATATTCGCTTAAAGATTTACCTTGGTATTTACAATTAGTGCAAGCAGCAAAAAATTGGGGAACGCCTGAACAATTAGGTTTAGAAGTAATGGGATCAATACCAGATGTGGTAGGAAAAGTTAGAAAAAATGCCCCCGAACGTTTAATTTTATGGCTGGGGGATGTGGTCAAAAGAGAAGATTTAGGAGAAATTTTAGCAGCCGGTTTGAATGAAAATGGCGAGGGATTATTAGTGCCGGTGCCGGCAGATTTGCTGGCAGAAGAACGCTGCTCAGAAGCGGTGCAACGATTGCGAGATACGGTGAACATTAAACGGCTTGAAATCATGCGAGAAGGGCCAAGCTGTGAGCTTTGGTTGCCGGATGTTTGTTTTTTGCAGCATCAGGCGCATCGGGATTTAATTTTACAGCTTTTTGATATTGGTTGTATTACATTTGGCGATCATGTACAAGCATCGGGTGCCATTTTTCCCTATTATATTGACTTGCGAAAAATTATTTCCCAGCCCCAGATTTTTCATCAAATTGTCGGGGCGTATGCAGAGATTTTAGAGGTGTTGGAGTATGACCGCATTGCCGGAATTCCTTATGGTTCTTTGCCAACGGCGACGGGGTTAGCGTTGCGTTTAGAAAAGCCGATGATTTTTCCCCGCAAAGAAGTGAAAGCACATGGAGCAAAACGAGTGATTGAGGGTAACTTTGTGGAGGGGGAAAAGATTGTCGTGGTGGATGATATTCTAATTTCCGGAAAAAGCGTTATGGAAGGTGCCCAAAAGTTGAAGGCGGCGGGATTAGAAGTAGAAGATATTGTCGTTTTTATTGACCATGAAAAAGGGGTGAAAGACCGGCTCAGGGAAAATGGCTATCGGGGTCATTCGGTGTTAAAAATTTCAGAAATTGCTGAGACTTTATATCAAGCCGGCAGAATTGATTCTCAGCAGTATCAATTGTTTGTAGATTATTAATCAGCCGTTAGATCAGTTGGCAGAGGAATAATGGTTATATGTGCGCCTTGGATGCCTTCGGGTATAAGTTTAAAAGCGATTTCTGGGATGTAAGAGATGTTGTCGTTTTTGAATACTCCGACGGCAACTAAAGCATCAAGAAAACTGCCGATAATGTTGTCTGCGTCGGCATTCATTCGGTGTTTTCCAATCAGACGAACTTTGACGGCGGCGCGGGGGATAGGGAACACCGGCAAATTTTGTTTTTCATTCATTTGTCGGTAGAGTTCCACTTCGGCAAAGTTTCGCCAGGCGCGATATCGGGGGGGTAAATAAGTTCCGTTTCGGGTGACTCTGGGGCGTGCTTTGGGAACGACATTACCAGGGAGAAAAAACGTGATTTTTTCAACGGTTTTTTGTTTAAAAAGGCTGGGAGTTGCTTCTAATGTGGCTGTCATTTGTATTGGTTGTTCGGTTTCTTCTTCCCAGTTTTCTTCGTCAATGTCAAAGGTTAGTGATGGATGAAAATATTCGGGTTTTTTGGTTAGCAAAGCGCTGCTAGGCGGCGGGGTTAATGTTGGCCAACCTTGGGCAATTGAAATGTAGGTTTGGGCTGTTTTTTCGGAAAAATTGCAATTTTGTGCCAGCCAGGTTTGCCATTCGCTGGGGGTGAGTTGTTCTTGCAGTTGCAATAAGGCTTCACCCGCATCTCTGGCAAAAACTAGGCCGGTGGTGGGGTTGTCGATGCAGCAGCGGTGGGCTTTGTTGATGCGTGTGGTGATGTCTTGCTGGGGTGAGAGAATGGGGGTTTCTCGCACCGGCAGTTGTCGAAAGGTTGGCAGTAGTTGGTTTGTGGGTGTCAAGGCAGTTTTTTGATGGTAGTTTTGTTGTACTTTTTCAGATGGATTCGCTGTTTTTCACCGGCCCTCCGGCAGATACGATAGCATTTTTTTAAAGGCTGATGTTTATTATTCAATTTTTCGGGCAATGTCAAGGCAAATTAGATGTTTTTTGGGCAAAATGGGCTTTTTTTAGATTTAACTGCTGAAATTTATTAAAATTTTTTAAAGGAAGGAGGCCGGTTTTCATGTTCAGCAAGAAATGATTGA contains these protein-coding regions:
- the psbA gene encoding photosystem II q(b) protein, giving the protein MTTTLQRTERSNVWERFCSWVTSTENRLYIGWFGVLMIPTLLTATTCFLIAFVAAPPVDIDGIREPVAGSLLYGNNIITGAVVPSSNAIGLHFYPIWEAASLDEWLYNGGPYQLVIFHFLIGVFCYMGREWELSYRLGMRPWICVAYSAPVAAATAVFLIYPLGQGSFSDGMPLGISGTFNFMLVFQAEHNILMHPFHMLGVAGVFGGSLFSAMHGSLVTSSLVRETTEVESQNYGYKFGQEEETYNIVAAHGYFGRLIFQYASFNNSRSLHFFLGAWPVIGIWFTALGISTMAFNLNGFNFNQSVIDSQGRVINTWADVINRANLGMEVMHERNAHNFPLDLASVEAPSIKG
- a CDS encoding bifunctional orotidine-5'-phosphate decarboxylase/orotate phosphoribosyltransferase; the protein is MNFFDKLLVATERNQSLLYVALDPDPDSLPQRYASDNRLTGLRDWLHDIITETADIVCAYKPTLGYYQALGPAGLELLEDILQLIPENVPVILDAKHSDLNTSTVFARMAFERWGVDACTLSPFAGLDHVAPFLVYPGKAVFILCATANFSGAELQEYSLKDLPWYLQLVQAAKNWGTPEQLGLEVMGSIPDVVGKVRKNAPERLILWLGDVVKREDLGEILAAGLNENGEGLLVPVPADLLAEERCSEAVQRLRDTVNIKRLEIMREGPSCELWLPDVCFLQHQAHRDLILQLFDIGCITFGDHVQASGAIFPYYIDLRKIISQPQIFHQIVGAYAEILEVLEYDRIAGIPYGSLPTATGLALRLEKPMIFPRKEVKAHGAKRVIEGNFVEGEKIVVVDDILISGKSVMEGAQKLKAAGLEVEDIVVFIDHEKGVKDRLRENGYRGHSVLKISEIAETLYQAGRIDSQQYQLFVDY
- a CDS encoding RusA family crossover junction endodeoxyribonuclease; translation: MTPTNQLLPTFRQLPVRETPILSPQQDITTRINKAHRCCIDNPTTGLVFARDAGEALLQLQEQLTPSEWQTWLAQNCNFSEKTAQTYISIAQGWPTLTPPPSSALLTKKPEYFHPSLTFDIDEENWEEETEQPIQMTATLEATPSLFKQKTVEKITFFLPGNVVPKARPRVTRNGTYLPPRYRAWRNFAEVELYRQMNEKQNLPVFPIPRAAVKVRLIGKHRMNADADNIIGSFLDALVAVGVFKNDNISYIPEIAFKLIPEGIQGAHITIIPLPTDLTAD